From a single Glycine soja cultivar W05 chromosome 19, ASM419377v2, whole genome shotgun sequence genomic region:
- the LOC114400135 gene encoding glutamate synthase [NADH], amyloplastic-like isoform X3 yields the protein MVELIHSRFSTNTFPSWDRAQPMRVLGHNGEINTLRGNVNWMKAREGLLKCKELGLSENELKKLLPIVDANSSDSGAFDGVLEFLLHSGKSLPEAVMMMIPEAWQNDKNMDSQRKAFYEYFSALMEPWDGPALISFTDGHYLGATLDRNGLRPGRFYVTHSGRVIMASEVGVVDIPPEDVCRKGRLNPGMMLLVDFVKHTVVNDDALKEQYSLARPYEDWLKRQKIELKDIVNSVHESERVPPPIAGVAPLSNDDADMENMGIHGLLVPLKAFGYTVESLEMLLLPMAKDGVEALGSMGNDTPLAVMSKREKLTFEYFKQMFAQVTNPPIDPIREKIVTSMQCMVGPEGDLTEITEEQCHRLSLKGPLLSTEEMEAIKKMNYRGWRSKVIDITYSKECGKRGLDEALDRMCAEAHDAINEGYTTLVLSDRAFSKKRISVSSLLAVGAVHQHLVKTLERTRVALIVESAEPREVHHFCTLVGFGADAICPYLAIDAIWRLQVDGKIPPKASGEFHSKDELVKKYFKASNYGMMKVLAKMGISTLASYKGAQIFEALGLSSEVIEKCFAGTPSRVEGATFEMLACDAFQLHELAFPSWVFSPGSAEALALPNPGDYHWRKGGEVHLNDPLAMAKLQEAARTNSVDAYKQYSKLIHELNKACNLRGLLKFKETAVKIPIDEVEPASEIVKRFCTGAMSYGSISLEAHTALAMAMNKIGGKSNTGEGGEQPSRMEPLPDGSMNPKRSAIKQVASGRFGVSSYYLTNADELQIKMAQGAKPGEGGELPGHKVIGDIAVTRNSTSGVGLISPPPHHDIYSIEDLAQLIHDLKNANPAARISVKLVSEAGVGIIASGVVKGHADHVLISGHDGGTGASRWTGIKNAGLPWELGLAETHQTLVANDLRGRTVLQTDGQLKTGRDVAIATLLGAEEFGFSTAPLITLGCIMMRKCHKNTCPVGIATQDPVLREKFAGEPEHVINFFFMVAEEMREIMSQLGFRRVNEMVGRSDMLEVDKEVVKSNEKLENIDLSLLLRPAAELRPEASQYCVQKQDHGLDMALDNKLISLSSAALEKGLPVYIETPIYNVNRAVGTMLSHEVTKLYHLAGLPNDTIHIRFTGSAGQSFGAFLCPGITLELEGDSNDYVGKGLSGGKIVVYPPKESNFDPKENIVIGNVALYGATRGEAYFNGMAAERFCVRNSGAKAVVEGVGDHGCEYMTGGTVVVLGKTGRNFAAGMSGGIAYVLDVDGKFQSQCNLELVDLDKVEEEEDILTLRMLIQQHQRHTNSLLAKEVLDDFENLLPKFIKVFPREYKRVLASMKSEETSKDAVVHAAKHEQDDEAQAVEKDAFEELKKLATASLNEKPSQAESPKRPSQVTGAIKHRGFVSYEREGVQYRDPNVRMTDWKEVMEETKPGPLLKTQSARCMDCGTPFCHQENSGCPLGNKIPEFNELVYQNRWHEALERLLETNNFPEFTGRVCPAPCEGSCVLGIIENPVSIKSIECAIIDKAFEEGWMVPRPPVQRTGKRVAIVGSGPSGLAAADQLNKMGHTVTVYERADRIGGLMMYGVPNMKTDKVDIVQRRVNLMAEEGIDFVVSANVGHDPLYSLDRLREENDAIVLAVGATKPRDLPVPGRELSGVHFAMEFLHANTKSLLDSNLEDGNYISAKGKKVVVIGGGDTGTDCIGTSIRHGCSSVVNLELLPQPPPTRAPGNPWPQWPRIFRVDYGHQEAAAKFGKDPRSYEVLTKRFIGDENGVLKGLEVIRVCWEKDATDKFQFKEIEGSEEIIEADLVLLAMGFLGPESTIAEKLGVDRDNRSNFKAGYGHFSTNVKGVFAAGDCRRGQSLVVWAISEGRQAAAQVDNYLVKEDKDHRNQDGLVKRQQGLYKKQHGSSKHTVMTYRWLL from the exons ATGGTTGAGTTG ATACATTCACGGTTTTCTACAAATACTTTCCCTAGCTGGGATCGTGCTCAACCTATGCGTGTATTGGGCCACAATGGAGAAATCAACACACTCAGAGGCAATGTTAACTg GATGAAGGCACGTGAGGGTCTACTGAAATGCAAGGAGCTTGGTTTATCAGAGAATGAATTAAAGAAGCTTTTGCCGATTGTGGATGCAAATTCATCAGATTCAG GAGCTTTTGATGGTGTGCTTGAGTTTTTGCTTCATTCGGGAAAAAGTCTTCCTGAAGCTGTTATGATGATGATTCCTGAAGCGTGGCAAAATGACAAGAACATGGATTCTCAGCGTAAAGCATTTTATGAATACTTCTCAGCTCTCATGGAGCCATGGGATGGGCCAGCTCTTATATCAT TTACTGATGGTCACTATCTTGGAGCTACATTGGATAGGAATGGACTGCGACCGGGGCGTTTCTATGTCACCCATAGTGGACGGGTTATTATGGCAAGTGAAGTTGGGGTTGTAGACATTCCACCAGAAGATGTGTGTAGGAAAGGAAGACTTAACCCTGGCATGATGCTGTTGGTTGATTTTGTGAAGCATACAGTTGTAAATGATGATGCCTTGAAAGAGCAATACTCTTTGGCAAGACCCTACGAGGATTGGCTCAAAAGGCAGAAAATTGAACTCAAAGACATCGTTAACTCTGTTCATGAATCTGAAAGAGTGCCGCCACCCATAGCAGGAGTGGCTCCA CTATCCAATGATGATGCAGATATGGAAAATATGGGAATTCATGGTTTATTAGTTCCACTGAAAGCTTTTGG ATATACAGTTGAATCATTGGAAATGCTATTACTTCCTATGGCCAAGGATGGTGTAGAAGCCCTTGGGTCAATGGGAAATGATACTCCATTGGCTGTCATGtctaaaagagaaaaactcaCTTTTGAGTATTTCAAGCAaatgtttgctcaagtgacaaACCCTCCTATTGATCCTATTAGAGAGAAAATAGTCACTTCTATGCAATGTATGGTTGGTCCAGAAGGTGATCTTACAGAAATCACTGAGGAGCAATGTCACCGCCTTTCACTAAAAGGTCCCCTTTTATCCACTGAAGAAATGGAagccattaaaaaaatgaattataggGGATGGCGCAGCAAAGTTATAGACATAACTTATTCAAAGGAATGTGGTAAGAGAGGGTTGGACGAAGCCTTGGACAGGATGTGTGCAGAGGCACATGATGCAATTAATGAAGGCTACACCACTCTTGTGCTGTCTGATAGAG CCTTCTCAAAGAAACGCATCTCTGTGAGCTCCCTCCTGGCTGTTGGTGCTGTTCATCAGCATCTAGTTAAAACTCTTGAGCGCACTAGGGTTGCCTTGATAGTTGAATCTGCTGAGCCACGCGAAGTGCATCATTTCTGCACCCTTGTTGGTTTTGGTGCTGATGCTATATGCCCATATTTGGCAATAGATGCAATTTGGCGCCTGCAGGTTGATGGAAAGATACCACCAAAAGCAAGTGGTGAATTCCACTCAAAAGATGAGTTGGTCAAGAAGTATTTCAAAGCAAGCAACTATGGAATGATGAAGGTTCTTGCCAAGATGGGAATATCAACTTTGGCATCATACAAAGGTGCTCAGATTTTTGAAGCTTTGGGTCTTTCATCAGAAGTGATTGAAAAGTGCTTTGCTGGGACTCCAAGTCGAGTTGAGGGTGCAACGTTCGAGATGCTTGCTTGTGATGCTTTTCAACTGCATGAGTTGGCTTTTCCTTCTTGGGTTTTCTCTCCTGGAAGTGCAGAAGCTTTAGCTTTGCCAAATCCTGGGGATTATCACTGGAGAAAAGGTGGTGAAGTTCACCTGAATGATCCCCTTGCTATGGCAAAGCTTCAAGAGGCTGCCAGAACTAACAGTGTAGATGCATATAAACAGTATTCCAAGCTCATTCATGAATTGAACAAGGCTTGCAATTTGCGCGGGCTTCTGAAATTTAAAGAGACAGCAGTTAAGATTCCTATTGATGAAGTGGAGCCTGCTAGTGAAATAGTAAAACGGTTTTGCACTGGGGCCATGAGTTATGGGTCAATATCATTGGAGGCACACACAGCATTAGCAATGGCTATGAATAAAATAGGAGGGAAATCCAACACAG GTGAGGGAGGGGAGCAACCATCTCGTATGGAGCCTCTTCCTGATGGCTCAATGAATCCCAAAAGGAGTGCCATTAAGCAAGTGGCTAGTGGGAGATTTGGAGTTTCAAGTTACTACCTTACAAATGCTGATGAACTGCAGATAAAAATGGCCCAG GGAGCAAAACCAGGTGAGGGAGGTGAACTTCCTGGTCACAAAGTTATAGGAGACATTGCTGTCACTAGGAATTCAACTTCCGGTGTAGGACTTATCAGTCCACCTCCCCATCATGATATTTATTCAATTGAAGATCTTGCCCAACTAATTCATGATCTGAAG aATGCCAACCCGGCTGCTCGGATTAGTGTGAAGTTGGTATCGGAAGCTGGAGTGGGGATAATTGCTAGTGGAGTTGTTAAAGGCCATGCTGACCATGTATTGATTTCAGGTCATGATGGAGGTACTGGGGCTTCCAGATGGACTGGCATAAAGAATGCCGGGCTGCCTTGGGAACTTGGCCTGGCTGAGACCCACCAAACTTTGGTTGCTAATGATCTACGTGGTCGCACAGTCCTCCAAACTGATGGGCAACTGAAAACCGGGAGAGATGTGGCCATAGCCACTCTTCTTGGTGCAGAAGAGTTTGGTTTCAGTACTGCTCCACTCATCACTCTTGGCTGCATCATGATGCGGAAGTGCCACAAGAACACTTGTCCGGTTGGCATTGCTACACAAGATCCAGTACTTAGAGAGAAGTTTGCTGGAGAACCTGAGCATGTTATCAACTTCTTTTTTATGGTGGCAGAGGAAATGAGAGAAATTATGTCCCAGCTTGGGTTTAGAAGAGTTAATGAGATGGTTGGCCGTTCCGATATGCTTGAAGTTGATAAGGAAGTTGTCAAGAGCAACGAGAAACTAGAGAACATTGACCTCTCTCTATTGCTTAGACCTGCAGCTGAACTGCGGCCAGAAGCTTCTCAATACTGTGTGCAAAAACAGGATCATGGTTTGGATATGGCCTTGGATAATAAGCTCATAAGTCTGTCTAGTGCTGCTTTGGAAAAAGGTCTTCCAGTATACATTGAAACTCCAATATATAATGTAAACCGTGCTGTGGGAACTATGCTTAGCCATGAGGTGACTAAACTGTACCACCTAGCTGGTCTTCCAAATGACACCATCCATATTAGATTTACTGGCAGTGCAGGCCAGAGCTTTGGTGCATTCCTCTGTCCTGGTATCACTTTGGAACTTGAAGGTGATAGCAATGACTATGTTGGTAAAGGATTATCTGGTGGCAAGATTGTAGTGTATCCTCCAAAAGAAAGTAACTTTGACCCTAAGGAGAACATTGTCATTGGTAATGTTGCACTGTATGGGGCAACACGTGGGGAAGCTTATTTCAATGGGATGGCAGCAGAAAGATTTTGTGTGCGTAATTCTGGAGCTAAGGCTGTAGTAGAAGGTGTTGGTGATCATGGGTGTGAGTACATGACTGGTGGGACTGTTGTTGTGCTTGGTAAAACTGGTAGAAATTTTGCTGCAGGTATGAGTGGTGGGATTGCTTATGTTCTTGATGTGGATGGAAAATTCCAATCTCAATGCAACTTGGAACTTGTAGATCTAGATAAggttgaagaggaagaggacattCTTACACTTAGAATGTTGATTCAGCAGCATCAACGTCACACAAATAGTCTGCTCGCCAAAGAAGTGCTTGATGATTTTGAGAATCTTCTTCCTAAATTTATCAAGGTGTTCCCTAGGGAGTATAAACGTGTTCTTGCAAGTATGAAGTCTGAGGAAACCTCCAAAGATGCAGTGGTGCATGCTGCTAAACATGAGCAAGATGATGAAGCACAAGCAGTGGAGAAGGATGCTTTTGAAGAGCTTAAGAAACTGGCGACTGCATCATTGAATGAGAAACCGAGTCAg GCTGAATCACCGAAGAGGCCAAGTcaagtcactggtgccattaaACATAgaggttttgtttcttatgAGCGAGAGGGTGTTCAGTATAGGGATCCTAATGTTCGCATGACTGATTGGAAGGAAGTGATGGAGGAGACAAAGCCTGGTCCCcttttgaaaacacagtcaGCGCGTTGTATGGACTGTGGTACTCCTTTCTGTCATCAG gAAAACTCTGGATGTCCTCTTGGAAATAAAATACCAGAATTTAATGAGTTAGTATACCAAAATAGGTGGCATGAAGCATTAGAGAGGCTTCTTGAAACAAATAACTTTCCAGAGTTTACTGGTCGGGTGTGCCCAGCACCTTGTGAAGGTTCTTGTGTCCTTGGTATTATTGAGAATCCCGTATCCATTAAAAGCATTGAATGTGCCATCATAGACAAGGCTTTTGAGGAGGGTTGGATGGTGCCACGACCTCCTGTCCAGAGAACTGG GAAAAGAGTAGCCATCGTTGGCAGTGGACCATCTGGCTTGGCAGCTGCTGATCAGCTAAATAAAATGGGTCATACAGTAACCGTGTATGAAAGAGCTGATAGGATAGGAGGGCTTATGATGTATGGGGTTCCCAACATGAAAACCGACAAAGTGGATATAGTTCAACGGCGAGTAAATCTTATGGCTGAGGAGGGAATAGATTTTGTGGTGAGTGCTAATGTTGGACATGATCCTTTGTACTCTCTTGATCGGCTTCGAGAGGAAAACGATGCCATTGTCTTGGCTGTAGGAGCTACAAAACCTAG GGATCTTCCTGTACCTGGTCGGGAGCTTTCAGGAGTTCATTTTGCAATGGAGTTTCTCCATGCAAACACTAAAAGCTTGCTTGATAGCAATCTCGAGGATGGTAACTACATTTCTGCCAAGGGCAAGAAAGTTGTGGTCATTGGTGGGGGTGACACTGGCACAGATTGCATAGGAACATCCATTCGTCATGGTTGTAGTAGCGTTGTAAATCTTGAACTCCTTCCTCAGCCACCACCAACTAGGGCTCCTGGCAACCCATGGCCTCAG TGGCCTCGCATATTCCGTGTAGATTACGGTCACCAAGAGGCTGCAGCCAAATTTGGCAAAGATCCTAGATCGTATGAGGTATTAACTAAGAGGTTTATCGGAGATGAAAATGGAGTTTTGAAAGGACTTGAAGTGATTCGTGTTTGCTGGGAGAAGGATGCAACCGACAAGTTTCAGTTTAAGGAGATTGAAGGGTCAGAGGAGATTATTGAGGCTGACCTAGTTTTACTAGCCATGGGATTCCTTGGTCCCGAGTCT ACAATTGCCGAGAAGTTGGGTGTGGACCGAGACAACAGGTCAAACTTCAAGGCTGGTTATGGCCACTTCTCAACAAATGTCAAAGGGGTGTTTGCAGCCGGTGATTGTCGCCGTGGTCAGTCCCTGGTGGTGTGGGCGATTTCAGAGGGACGACAAGCAGCAGCACAGGTCGACAACTACCTCGTCAAAGAAGACAAAGACCACCGGAATCAGGATGGCCTTGTCAAGAGACAGCAGGGCCTCTACAAGAAGCAGCATGGAAGCAGCAAACACACGGTGATGACTTATAGGTGGCTCCTCTGA